The genomic region CCACGCGGCCGACGTAGTCTGAGATGAAGCCCACGTCGTGCGAGACCACCACGATCGTCAGCGCTCGGTTGAGGCTGCGCAGCAAATCGAAGAGGCTCGTCTCCACGCGGGCGTCGACGTTGGCGGTGGGCTCGTCGAGCAGCAGGATCCGCGGCTCGCAGGCCAGCGCCCGGGCGATGAGCACGCGCTGGAGCTGGCCGCCCGACAGCGTGCCCAGCGGACGCGCCGCGAGGTCGGCGATGCCCACGTCGGCCATGGCCCGCGCGGCGATCGCGCGGTCGTCGGCGCCGTAGCCGAAGAGGCGGCGCGTGCGGCCCAGCCGGCCCTGCAGCACGGCCTTGCCCACCGAGATGGGGAAGTCGCGCGTGAAGGTGCGGAACTGCGGGACATAGCCGAGCAGCCCGCGCGCCTCGCGCGGACGTCGGCCGAAGATGCGCACGCTGCCGCGCTCGGGCTCCAGCAGGCCCAGCATGAGCTTGAGCAGGGTGCTCTTGCCGCCGCCGTTGGGGCCGACGAGGCCGAGGAACTCGCCGTCGGGCACGTCGAGGGTGATCTGCTCGAGCACAGCCGGCCGGCCGGCCACGCCGCCGTAGCGGAAGCTGACGTCGCGGACCGCGATGGCGGGACCGCCCTGGGGTGCGTGGCTCACGGCGAGTCCTCCGCGGCCAGGGCGGCGGCCATGATGCGGGCCGTGCGGCGCAGGTTGGCGCAGTAGTCGGCGGCCAGCGGGTCGACCGCGATCACGTCGCCGCCGATGGCGTCGGCCACGGCGCGTGCGGCGCCCGACGCGAACTGCCGCTGCACGAAGATCGTCCGCAGTCCCGAGGCGCGGGCCGCGTCGATCACGTTCGCGAGCGCGCGCGCCCCCGGTTCCTTGCCCTCGTGCTCGATGGCCACCTGCTCGAGCCCGTAGGCCGCGGCGAAGTAGCCCCAGGAGGGGTGGAAGACGAGAAAGCGTCGCCCGCGCACCGGCGCGAGGATGGCGCGCAGCTCGGCGTCGAGGGCGGCGAGCGTGTCGGCGTAGGCGGCGGCGCCGGCGCGAAAGGCATCGCAGTGCGCGGGATCGGCGGCGCAGAGGGCGTCCGCCAGGGGCGGCAGCAGGCGCGCCACCAGACGGGGGTCGGTCCAGAGGTGGGGGTCGAGTTCGGCGCCCGCCGGGGAGGCGGGGGCGTCGCCGTGGGAGTGTCCGTGCAGCGTCAGACGCTCGATGCCGGCCGCCGCGACGAGATCGACCACCCGCAGTCCCGGCGCCGCGGCCGTCAGACGGGGCAGCCAGGCCTGTTCGAAGGGCACGCCCATGGGCAGGAAGAGCGCGGCGTCCGCGAGCGAGGCCATCTGGCGCGGCGTCGGCTCGTAGGTGGCGGGGCTGCGACCGGGCCCCACGAGGACGTCCACCGTGGCCAGTGAACCCGCCACGGCGCTGACGAAAGCCTGCTCGGGCAGGACGCTCACGGCCACGCGCAGAGGCGCCGCGCCCCCGGGGGCGGGCAGCGCGAGCGCCAGCAAGGCGGCAAGCGCCAGGGCGCGCGCGCTCACGCCTGCACGCTCCGGCAGCCGGGGCAGAGCCCGGTGAGCAGGAGGTCGTGGTCCTCCACCAGGAAGCCGGCGGGGGCGAGGGTTCGAAAGTTGCCGGGGCATCGATCCAGCTCGTAGACGCGCTCGCAGCGTCGGCAGCGGAAGTGGTGATGGTGCCCCTTGCCCGCGAGCTCGTAGCGGCTGGGCTCGCCGGGGAGCGCGACCTCGCGCAGCTCGCCGGCCTCGATCAGGCGTGTGACCTGCCGGTAGACCGTGGCGATGCCGAGCTGCGGGACGGTCCTCGCGGCCT from Candidatus Latescibacterota bacterium harbors:
- a CDS encoding ABC transporter ATP-binding protein — translated: MSHAPQGGPAIAVRDVSFRYGGVAGRPAVLEQITLDVPDGEFLGLVGPNGGGKSTLLKLMLGLLEPERGSVRIFGRRPREARGLLGYVPQFRTFTRDFPISVGKAVLQGRLGRTRRLFGYGADDRAIAARAMADVGIADLAARPLGTLSGGQLQRVLIARALACEPRILLLDEPTANVDARVETSLFDLLRSLNRALTIVVVSHDVGFISDYVGRVACLNKRLVCHETSALSGDVIAEMYGGGAHMIHHHTHVDPAEPGR
- a CDS encoding zinc ABC transporter substrate-binding protein encodes the protein MPRQLSNPRPRRLPGGGPRPPAHRALPRLPERAGVSARALALAALLALALPAPGGAAPLRVAVSVLPEQAFVSAVAGSLATVDVLVGPGRSPATYEPTPRQMASLADAALFLPMGVPFEQAWLPRLTAAAPGLRVVDLVAAAGIERLTLHGHSHGDAPASPAGAELDPHLWTDPRLVARLLPPLADALCAADPAHCDAFRAGAAAYADTLAALDAELRAILAPVRGRRFLVFHPSWGYFAAAYGLEQVAIEHEGKEPGARALANVIDAARASGLRTIFVQRQFASGAARAVADAIGGDVIAVDPLAADYCANLRRTARIMAAALAAEDSP
- a CDS encoding transcriptional repressor, translated to MQRRTRQREAILAALQRTDRPLSPREILVEAARTVPQLGIATVYRQVTRLIEAGELREVALPGEPSRYELAGKGHHHHFRCRRCERVYELDRCPGNFRTLAPAGFLVEDHDLLLTGLCPGCRSVQA